From a region of the Prunus dulcis unplaced genomic scaffold, ALMONDv2, whole genome shotgun sequence genome:
- the LOC117613651 gene encoding HMG-Y-related protein B-like, protein MATENSENPPAPPPPAPSLPQYPEMIMAAIEALNDGNGSNKSAIATYIESTYGDLPPAHATLLAHHLNKMKQSGELVLVKNNYMKPDPNAPPKRGRGRPPKPKVPLPPGTVVSPPRPRGRPPKPRDPFSPQAEPKSPSGTGRPRGRPPKKAKTASAPPQAPAPAPATGAPRGRGRPPKVKPAVAPVGC, encoded by the exons ATGGCCACTGAGAACTCCGAAAACCCTCCGGCACCGCCTCCGCCAGCTCCCTCTCTCCCGCAGTATCCAGAG aTGATTATGGCGGCGATCGAGGCGCTGAACGACGGCAACGGGTCTAACAAGTCGGCAATCGCAACGTACATCGAGTCCACGTACGGCGATCTACCTCCGGCTCACGCCACACTTCTGGCTCACCACCTCAACAAGATGAAACAGAGCGGCGAGCTCGTCCTGGTCAAGAACAACTACATGAAGCCAGACCCGAACGCGCCGCCCAAGAGAGGCAGAGGCCGTCCTCCCAAGCCCAAGGTCCCGCTCCCACCTGGAACCGTTGTCTCGCCTCCCAGGCCACGTGGCAGGCCCCCGAAGCCTAGAGACCCGTTCTCTCCGCAAGCGGAGCCCAAGAGCCCTTCTGGGACTGGAAGGCCACGTGGACGCCCTCCCAAGAAGGCCAAAACGGCATCGGCTCCTCCTCAGGCTCCAGCTCCGGCTCCGGCTACTGGCGCGCCCAGAGGTAGAGGCAGGCCTCCTAAAGTGAAGCCCGCTGTGGCCCCGGTCGGCTGTTGA